A stretch of the Fusobacterium varium genome encodes the following:
- the cas2 gene encoding CRISPR-associated endonuclease Cas2 yields MKGKNYNYIFLFYDINEKRVNKVFKICKKYLSHHQRSVFRGEITPSNLIKLRLELKDIIDKKEDFISIVKLVSEHYFDEEIIGTPWKDDENIFI; encoded by the coding sequence ATGAAAGGTAAAAATTATAATTATATATTTCTTTTTTATGATATAAATGAGAAGAGAGTAAATAAGGTTTTTAAAATATGTAAAAAATATTTAAGTCACCACCAAAGATCTGTATTTCGTGGGGAGATAACACCTAGCAATTTAATAAAATTACGTTTGGAATTGAAAGATATAATTGATAAAAAGGAAGATTTTATAAGCATTGTGAAATTGGTAAGTGAACACTATTTTGATGAGGAAATAATAGGAACACCTTGGAAAGATGATGAAAATATATTTATATGA
- a CDS encoding putative transposase encodes METEKELQLQRFKIIEPFLRKEKKLKEIEEETGISYATLKRWVNAYKKNGILGLDKKQRNDKDSYRAIDEDGVEYIEQICRESKETKISKLYSFCKEKLSNKYNISYPTFYRIVSNLDGFFNKSSNFHMKKIKKENQVYLILEIPLYILVSEEENEHKIVPQLLISIDTATLKPINHALNYNTSSIYTLLSFIRESILKVSYKSGKSVKPQEILVSSENINNKKILKEIYDNTSIKISEYFTENEETKKFISFLEEDIEKFYYQNNKILSYQNLKNFLDSYIYLDNKKYDFSLKYEMIQDIPYVREFDIFLQEASRKINKSSLRFNNFIYTNNFLTSLEGKKVIVKYNPLDTDILYLFFKNQFLGTANIATG; translated from the coding sequence ATGGAAACAGAAAAAGAATTACAATTGCAACGTTTCAAAATAATTGAGCCTTTTTTAAGAAAAGAAAAAAAATTAAAAGAAATAGAAGAAGAAACTGGTATTTCATACGCTACATTGAAGAGATGGGTAAATGCTTACAAAAAAAATGGGATATTGGGACTTGATAAAAAACAGAGAAATGATAAGGATTCATATAGAGCTATTGATGAAGATGGTGTAGAATATATTGAACAAATTTGCCGTGAAAGTAAGGAAACCAAAATTTCAAAACTTTATTCTTTCTGCAAAGAAAAACTTTCAAACAAATATAATATAAGCTATCCTACTTTTTATAGAATAGTCAGTAATTTAGATGGTTTTTTTAATAAATCCTCAAATTTCCATATGAAAAAAATAAAAAAGGAAAATCAAGTTTATCTTATTCTTGAAATTCCTTTATACATACTTGTATCTGAAGAAGAAAATGAGCATAAAATAGTTCCTCAGTTGTTAATCTCTATTGATACTGCTACTTTAAAACCTATAAATCATGCTTTGAACTATAATACTTCCAGTATATATACTCTTTTGAGTTTTATCAGAGAGAGTATACTTAAAGTTTCATATAAATCAGGAAAATCTGTAAAGCCTCAAGAAATTTTAGTTTCTTCTGAAAATATAAATAACAAAAAAATATTGAAGGAAATCTATGATAATACTTCTATAAAAATATCTGAATATTTCACTGAAAATGAAGAAACTAAAAAATTTATCTCTTTTCTTGAGGAAGATATAGAGAAATTTTATTATCAAAATAATAAAATTCTTTCATATCAAAATTTAAAAAACTTTCTTGATTCATATATCTATTTAGATAATAAAAAATATGATTTTTCACTTAAATATGAAATGATACAGGATATTCCATATGTTCGTGAATTTGATATCTTTCTGCAGGAAGCCAGCAGAAAAATAAATAAGTCTTCTTTAAGATTTAATAATTTTATTTACACTAATAATTTTTTAACCTCTCTGGAAGGAAAGAAAGTTATTGTTAAATACAATCCTTTGGATACCGATATCTTATACTTATTCTTTAAGAATCAGTTTTTAGGAACTGCTAATATTGCAACAGGCTAA